A genomic segment from Paenibacillus sp. encodes:
- a CDS encoding AraC family transcriptional regulator: MVRRLLFVTIPSQMGGKLRRKGKFYWKSFALLLALACLPGVAIDVVRHWALGDGTSHALREPLPFAAAALPAAAACAWFACRALYSPIERLLRSFGGPSAASPTPPSLSASPSVPNGDEFRVIESEWRRLLGERTELERRLRFQLPQAKAGFLLQLVQGFASHYSERELRERMKRLGWPSGGGSFVVCFVRLHGFGAEGAPFAPEEDGLAAFAAANVAEELGAIRFAQADAALLPETTVALLLTSGGAGTSREELQTFAGELIDAVRRLLRLKVTVSISGASGTARDIPRLAAEAKRALRHRSFERDCQWIDVEQLREDAFVPVGYPATLESEIAQTIRSGLPHETLRLVEAFQRAIVEQGGRESDVQQAMLQLLGASMQAMLQAGVSVHRLYPGVDWYEELSRCKDPAELLQWFERRVLAPYAEALEGSGDRQAAKTIEQALTYVEAHYTGEVTLELCAAWAGTTPNALSRTFKKVTGKNFVEYVTELRMNKAKELLRDTQLKMNEVAEAVGYKQSYFNRMFKKQEGLTPGEYRARSRTNRRSRAPGDG, encoded by the coding sequence ATGGTACGTCGTTTGCTGTTCGTCACGATACCTTCGCAGATGGGTGGGAAATTACGAAGAAAAGGCAAATTTTATTGGAAAAGCTTCGCGCTGCTGCTCGCCCTCGCTTGTCTGCCGGGCGTCGCAATCGACGTCGTTCGGCATTGGGCGCTGGGGGACGGAACGTCTCATGCGCTGCGCGAACCGCTGCCGTTCGCCGCGGCGGCGCTTCCGGCGGCGGCCGCATGCGCGTGGTTCGCCTGCCGCGCGCTGTACTCGCCGATCGAGCGGCTGCTTCGGTCGTTCGGCGGGCCTTCGGCCGCATCGCCGACGCCTCCGTCACTGTCGGCGTCGCCTTCCGTGCCGAACGGCGACGAATTTCGCGTTATCGAGAGCGAATGGCGCCGCCTGCTGGGGGAGCGGACGGAGCTCGAACGCCGGCTGCGCTTCCAGCTGCCGCAAGCGAAGGCCGGATTTTTGCTCCAGCTCGTGCAGGGCTTCGCCTCCCATTATTCGGAACGAGAGCTGAGGGAGCGAATGAAGCGGCTCGGCTGGCCCTCCGGCGGCGGATCGTTCGTCGTCTGCTTCGTGCGGCTCCACGGCTTCGGCGCGGAAGGGGCGCCGTTCGCCCCGGAGGAGGACGGACTCGCCGCCTTCGCCGCCGCCAATGTGGCGGAGGAGCTGGGGGCGATCCGGTTCGCGCAGGCCGATGCGGCGCTCCTGCCCGAGACGACGGTCGCCCTGCTGTTGACGTCGGGCGGCGCGGGTACGTCTCGGGAAGAGCTGCAGACGTTCGCCGGCGAACTGATCGATGCCGTCCGCCGGCTGCTTCGGCTGAAGGTGACGGTGTCGATCAGCGGAGCGTCCGGTACCGCGCGGGACATCCCGCGGCTTGCGGCGGAGGCGAAACGAGCGCTGCGGCACCGAAGCTTCGAGCGGGACTGCCAATGGATCGATGTCGAACAGCTGCGCGAAGATGCCTTCGTCCCCGTCGGGTACCCCGCTACGCTAGAAAGCGAGATCGCGCAGACGATCCGCTCCGGCCTGCCGCACGAAACGCTGCGGCTCGTCGAAGCGTTCCAACGCGCGATTGTGGAGCAGGGCGGGAGGGAGTCGGACGTGCAGCAGGCGATGCTGCAGCTGCTCGGCGCGTCAATGCAGGCGATGCTCCAGGCGGGCGTCTCCGTCCACCGGCTGTACCCCGGCGTCGATTGGTACGAGGAGCTCTCCAGGTGCAAGGATCCGGCAGAGCTGCTTCAGTGGTTCGAGCGGCGCGTCTTAGCGCCGTACGCCGAAGCGCTCGAAGGAAGCGGAGACCGGCAAGCGGCGAAAACGATTGAGCAGGCGCTCACATACGTAGAAGCGCATTATACGGGAGAGGTCACGCTGGAGCTGTGCGCCGCTTGGGCCGGCACGACGCCGAACGCGCTCAGCCGCACATTCAAGAAGGTGACGGGGAAAAATTTCGTGGAGTATGTGACCGAGCTGCGCATGAACAAAGCGAAGGAGCTGCTCCGGGATACGCAGCTCAAAATGAACGAGGTGGCCGAGGCGGTCGGCTATAAACAAAGCTACTTTAATCGCATGTTTAAAAAGCAGGAAGGGTTGACGCCCGGCGAATACCGGGCCCGGAGTAGGACAAATCGGCGAAGCCGCGCGCCCGGGGACGGTTGA
- a CDS encoding DUF1961 family protein: MLQYEKTELLYRNALAEASDVRDFVMEGDGAVTFPLGRMRLESRRDPAEGQAANIVFWCPETFPDDVAISWSFWPVRDPGLAILFFAASGRNGEHVLDESLAPRSGPYDQYHHGDINAYHVSYFRRMYESERRFQTCNLRKSYGFHLVAQGADPIPHINDCDPPYRIEVAKLGNHVSFSIDGLPIFHYIDDGEHGPPLGAGSVGFRQMAPLIAEYADLQIHRIRGEAACGEEDSQ; this comes from the coding sequence GTGCTGCAATATGAAAAAACGGAGCTGCTGTATCGAAACGCGCTGGCAGAGGCGTCGGACGTGCGGGATTTCGTCATGGAGGGAGACGGCGCGGTCACGTTCCCGCTCGGCCGCATGCGGCTCGAGAGCAGGCGCGACCCCGCCGAAGGCCAGGCGGCCAATATCGTATTTTGGTGTCCCGAGACGTTCCCGGACGATGTCGCCATAAGCTGGAGCTTCTGGCCGGTGCGGGACCCGGGTCTTGCGATTTTGTTCTTCGCAGCTAGCGGGCGGAACGGCGAGCATGTGCTGGACGAGTCGCTGGCGCCGCGAAGCGGGCCGTACGACCAGTATCACCATGGGGACATCAACGCGTACCATGTGTCGTATTTCCGACGCATGTACGAATCGGAGCGGCGGTTTCAGACGTGTAATTTGCGCAAAAGCTACGGCTTCCACTTGGTCGCGCAGGGCGCGGATCCGATTCCGCATATCAACGATTGCGATCCGCCGTACCGGATCGAGGTCGCGAAGCTCGGCAACCATGTATCGTTCTCGATCGACGGACTGCCTATATTTCATTACATCGACGACGGCGAGCACGGGCCGCCGCTCGGCGCCGGCAGCGTCGGCTTCCGGCAAATGGCGCCGCTGATCGCGGAATACGCCGATTTGCAAATCCATCGCATCCGCGGCGAAGCGGCATGCGGCGAGGAGGACTCACAATGA
- a CDS encoding extracellular solute-binding protein, with the protein MLTNQRTSKKSLAILLAAGMTTLAACSGNSGTGSEPAPSTGGDTTQSTDNKGAEAPAKQDPLKISFMVPGFDPENLGYPDDNSVVIKAIEEYTNTDLSMQFVPNSTYGDKMNITLASGELPTLMVIDPKNPSFINAARNGAFWEIGPYLKDYKNLSQANPVVLNNTSVDGKIYGIYRERTLGRMGMTLNADWMKKLGLEAPKTIDEFYNVLKAFSEQDPDGNGKDDTYGIVITKWHGPWDIMQVWFGAPNKWGEDANGKLVPTHMTPEYKEALKFFKKLYDEKLVNEDFAVMDSAVWNDPFINGEAGVFVDVADNARRLDDKMQEKYGKRDEPYTAVFQAPVGPKGHRDMPTSGYANVIAISKTSIKTEEQLKRVLTFLDQLNDVEMQMVLEYGIEGRHYKMENGFVVPIESNEPGLKKERLSLNQMTMYIGPDLPTREVTPINKMITDVQKANEQIVVANPAEPLISEVYSQKGQQLDNIILDARIQYIVGQIDDNGLQAAHDLWLKTGGQEYIDEINKLYEASKQ; encoded by the coding sequence ATGTTGACGAATCAACGGACATCGAAAAAATCGCTCGCAATTTTGCTGGCTGCCGGAATGACGACGCTTGCGGCATGCTCCGGCAATTCGGGAACCGGCAGCGAGCCGGCGCCTTCGACAGGCGGGGATACGACGCAATCGACGGACAACAAAGGCGCGGAGGCGCCAGCGAAGCAGGATCCGTTGAAGATCTCTTTCATGGTTCCAGGGTTCGATCCGGAAAACCTAGGTTATCCGGACGATAACTCCGTCGTAATTAAGGCGATCGAGGAATATACGAACACCGACCTTTCGATGCAGTTCGTGCCGAACAGTACGTACGGCGACAAGATGAATATTACGCTCGCATCGGGGGAGCTGCCTACGCTGATGGTCATCGACCCCAAAAACCCGAGCTTTATTAACGCGGCGCGAAACGGCGCATTTTGGGAAATCGGACCGTATCTGAAGGACTACAAAAACCTTAGCCAGGCGAATCCTGTCGTGCTCAACAACACCAGCGTCGACGGGAAGATTTACGGCATCTACCGCGAACGCACGCTCGGCCGCATGGGGATGACGTTAAATGCGGATTGGATGAAAAAACTCGGTCTCGAAGCGCCGAAAACGATCGATGAATTTTACAATGTTTTGAAAGCGTTCAGCGAACAAGATCCGGACGGCAACGGGAAGGACGATACGTACGGCATCGTCATTACGAAATGGCACGGACCGTGGGACATTATGCAGGTATGGTTCGGCGCGCCGAACAAGTGGGGCGAGGATGCGAACGGCAAGCTCGTGCCGACGCACATGACGCCGGAGTACAAGGAAGCGTTGAAGTTCTTCAAGAAGCTGTATGACGAAAAGCTTGTGAACGAAGACTTCGCGGTCATGGACTCGGCGGTATGGAACGATCCGTTCATCAACGGAGAGGCCGGCGTATTCGTCGACGTAGCGGACAACGCCCGCCGACTCGACGACAAAATGCAGGAAAAATACGGGAAGCGCGACGAGCCGTATACGGCGGTGTTCCAAGCTCCGGTCGGTCCGAAGGGCCATCGCGACATGCCGACGTCGGGTTACGCGAACGTCATTGCGATTTCCAAAACCTCGATTAAAACCGAAGAGCAGTTGAAGCGCGTACTGACGTTCCTCGACCAGTTGAACGACGTGGAAATGCAAATGGTGCTGGAGTACGGCATCGAAGGGCGTCATTACAAGATGGAGAACGGTTTCGTCGTACCGATCGAAAGCAACGAACCGGGTCTTAAGAAAGAGCGCCTCAGCTTGAACCAAATGACGATGTATATCGGACCGGACCTTCCGACGCGCGAGGTGACGCCGATCAACAAGATGATCACCGACGTTCAAAAGGCTAACGAACAAATCGTCGTCGCGAACCCGGCGGAGCCGCTGATCTCCGAAGTCTACTCGCAGAAGGGACAGCAGCTTGACAACATTATTTTGGATGCGCGCATCCAGTACATCGTCGGTCAAATCGACGACAACGGCCTGCAGGCCGCGCACGATCTGTGGCTCAAGACGGGCGGTCAGGAATATATCGACGAAATCAATAAGCTGTACGAGGCGTCGAAGCAATAA